The following coding sequences are from one bacterium SCSIO 12741 window:
- a CDS encoding TlpA family protein disulfide reductase: MKKIVGLLALVLVIGFAQAQDKGRSIPSVVIQDIQGEAFNTSEINNEGKPMIISFWATWCSPCKRELNNISELYDDWMDETGVKLVAISIDDARNVQKVKPYVDGQAWDYEVYLDVNADFKRALNVNQVPHTFLVNGDGQIVWQHNSYSEGDEYELYELVQKLANGESIK; the protein is encoded by the coding sequence ATGAAGAAGATAGTTGGATTGTTAGCATTGGTGCTGGTAATTGGATTCGCGCAGGCACAGGATAAAGGAAGGAGTATCCCATCGGTGGTTATTCAGGATATTCAAGGGGAGGCTTTTAATACTTCCGAAATTAATAATGAAGGCAAACCAATGATCATTAGCTTTTGGGCAACCTGGTGTAGCCCTTGTAAACGTGAGCTAAACAACATCTCTGAACTTTACGATGACTGGATGGATGAAACTGGAGTAAAACTGGTTGCTATTTCTATCGATGATGCACGTAACGTTCAAAAAGTAAAGCCTTACGTTGATGGACAAGCCTGGGATTACGAAGTTTACCTGGATGTTAACGCTGACTTCAAAAGAGCTTTGAACGTAAATCAGGTGCCTCACACTTTCTTAGTAAATGGTGACGGACAAATCGTATGGCAGCACAACTCCTACAGTGAAGGAGACGAGTATGAGCTATATGAACTCGTTCAGAAATTGGCGAACGGCGAAAGCATCAAATAA
- a CDS encoding Omp28-related outer membrane protein, with protein sequence MKRLIALAGAIIIALSFTSCDKVTDPFEGIAQGGGDLVGDTNSTSTGNVRKVLAEEFTGHTCQSCPRWSESLNDWSKNEYKGKMVIAALHYGSFAEPNPQKGYPADFRSETSQEVHDKVGATLYPSCTFSRLKAGAESPGTWAGELANLESSGFFTDASLQLDLRNIRSDAEDKNNLTIWGIAKKDLTGDHTVVVYIVEDSIISPQTDQRRELQGLDPRDPNYAHRHMVRGHIGSVNGNAFIDANGLTTGDTVQVRYDLAKEDRSTDWDVKHLIFVVAVIENATGQIIQADEIHAVDNH encoded by the coding sequence ATGAAAAGATTAATCGCATTAGCCGGAGCAATCATAATTGCTCTCAGTTTTACTTCCTGTGATAAGGTCACCGATCCTTTTGAAGGAATTGCTCAAGGCGGTGGTGATTTGGTGGGAGACACCAACAGCACGAGCACAGGAAACGTTCGCAAAGTTTTAGCGGAAGAGTTCACTGGACACACTTGTCAAAGTTGTCCGAGATGGTCGGAATCTTTGAATGATTGGTCCAAAAATGAGTACAAAGGCAAAATGGTCATTGCGGCTTTGCACTATGGTTCATTTGCAGAACCCAATCCTCAAAAAGGATACCCGGCTGACTTTAGAAGCGAAACCTCCCAAGAGGTTCACGATAAGGTGGGAGCTACGCTCTACCCTTCTTGTACATTCAGTCGCCTAAAAGCGGGCGCTGAATCTCCTGGTACCTGGGCCGGTGAATTGGCCAATTTGGAAAGTTCTGGGTTCTTTACCGATGCTTCTCTTCAATTGGATCTGCGCAACATTAGAAGTGATGCTGAAGACAAAAATAACCTGACCATTTGGGGTATTGCTAAAAAGGATTTGACTGGCGACCATACGGTTGTTGTCTACATCGTAGAAGACAGCATTATTTCCCCACAAACGGATCAGCGTCGTGAGTTGCAAGGGTTGGACCCTCGTGATCCAAATTACGCACACCGTCACATGGTTCGTGGTCACATCGGATCGGTGAATGGAAATGCCTTTATCGATGCCAATGGATTGACCACAGGTGATACTGTACAGGTAAGATACGACCTCGCTAAGGAAGATCGCTCAACGGATTGGGATGTAAAACATTTGATCTTCGTGGTTGCGGTTATTGAGAATGCCACTGGACAAATTATCCAGGCAGATGAGATCCATGCAGTGGATAACCACTAA
- a CDS encoding PorT family protein, with translation MRSMQWITTNKTFRTAALWVAVFFAFHWSGSAQNDRSFHAGVKLGINTSQMTGDGYGGFFKFSPIIGGFANHRLNDKLKFQYELYYQQKGSHQPARPDKGFYNSYKIRLHYIEIPFLWQFQLKKFELEAGPGVGFMFHAQEFDSNGEVKNLTTSWRNFELDAMIGANYYMDSKERLFVNVRVHHSVTSVVSSTLVTPAGIYGGAWNVVIGASINYRF, from the coding sequence ATGAGATCCATGCAGTGGATAACCACTAATAAGACCTTTAGAACGGCGGCCCTTTGGGTTGCCGTTTTTTTTGCCTTTCATTGGAGCGGAAGTGCTCAAAATGATCGGTCTTTTCATGCCGGAGTAAAACTCGGAATAAACACCTCCCAAATGACCGGAGACGGTTACGGGGGATTTTTTAAGTTCTCCCCCATTATCGGTGGATTTGCCAACCACAGACTAAATGACAAACTGAAGTTTCAATACGAACTCTACTACCAACAAAAAGGCAGTCATCAGCCCGCACGACCAGACAAAGGCTTTTACAATTCCTACAAGATTCGGCTTCATTACATTGAGATTCCTTTTCTCTGGCAGTTTCAATTGAAGAAGTTTGAACTGGAAGCTGGACCCGGTGTTGGATTCATGTTTCATGCGCAGGAATTTGATTCCAATGGAGAGGTTAAGAACCTAACCACTTCCTGGAGAAACTTTGAACTCGATGCTATGATTGGAGCCAATTATTACATGGACTCCAAAGAGCGACTATTTGTTAATGTCCGGGTTCATCACTCCGTTACTTCTGTGGTGAGTAGCACACTCGTTACCCCAGCTGGAATTTATGGCGGTGCTTGGAATGTGGTAATTGGTGCAAGTATCAATTATCGGTTTTAA
- the queG gene encoding tRNA epoxyqueuosine(34) reductase QueG, with amino-acid sequence MSLDKAYYTRFIREKANELGFMYCGISKAEKLDDEARFLENWLNQQKHGEMSWMANHFDKRVDPTLLVPGAKSVVSLAYNYFPESTQEDSEAPKISRYAYGRDYHKVLKKKLKTLLEELVSECGELAGRCFVDSAPVMDKAWAKRGGVGWIGKHTNLVNPKAGSYFFLAELIIDLELEYDGPIKDYCGTCTRCVEACPTDAITEPYVVDGSKCISYFTIELKGSIPDEQSGKFNNWAFGCDICQEVCPWNRFSKPHNEPDFNPHPDLLTMSKSDWEDLSEEVFQEIFRQSAVKRTKYDGLKRNLKFLGIDGD; translated from the coding sequence ATCTCTTTGGATAAGGCCTATTACACCCGTTTTATTCGTGAAAAGGCGAATGAATTGGGGTTTATGTATTGTGGAATTTCCAAAGCTGAGAAGCTCGATGATGAAGCCCGTTTTTTAGAAAACTGGCTCAACCAGCAGAAGCATGGCGAAATGAGTTGGATGGCCAATCATTTTGACAAACGTGTGGACCCCACATTATTGGTCCCAGGGGCTAAGAGTGTAGTTAGCCTGGCTTACAATTATTTTCCGGAAAGCACTCAAGAGGATTCAGAAGCGCCAAAAATCTCTCGATATGCCTATGGTCGGGATTACCACAAAGTGCTTAAGAAAAAGCTTAAAACGCTCTTAGAAGAGCTCGTTTCGGAATGTGGAGAGCTGGCTGGTCGTTGCTTTGTCGATTCTGCTCCGGTAATGGACAAAGCCTGGGCCAAAAGGGGAGGAGTTGGATGGATTGGAAAACACACTAATCTGGTTAACCCTAAAGCTGGTTCTTATTTCTTTCTGGCCGAATTAATCATAGATCTGGAGCTGGAATACGACGGCCCCATTAAGGACTATTGTGGCACTTGTACGCGTTGTGTAGAGGCCTGCCCTACGGATGCTATTACCGAGCCCTATGTAGTGGATGGGAGTAAATGCATTTCCTATTTCACCATTGAGCTTAAAGGGAGTATTCCGGATGAGCAATCTGGTAAGTTCAATAACTGGGCTTTCGGCTGCGACATTTGTCAGGAGGTATGCCCTTGGAATCGCTTTTCAAAACCCCACAACGAACCCGATTTCAACCCCCATCCTGATTTGTTGACCATGAGTAAGTCAGACTGGGAGGATTTGAGCGAAGAAGTCTTTCAGGAAATATTCCGCCAGTCAGCGGTAAAGAGAACCAAATACGACGGCCTTAAACGTAACCTGAAGTTTCTCGGAATAGACGGAGATTGA
- the ruvB gene encoding Holliday junction branch migration DNA helicase RuvB → MNEHLDPQMNPADRDLEKVLRPVQFEDFTGQDQLKENLKIFVEAALQRDEALDHVLLHGPPGLGKTTLAHIIAQELGVGIKITSGPVLDKPGDLAGLLTNLEKNDVLFIDEIHRLSPVVEEFLYSAMEDYKIDIMIDSGPNARSLQIDLEPFTLVGATTRSGLLTSPLRARFGINARLHYYDAATLRSIVERSAGILDIEILNKAALEIAGRSRGTPRISNALLRRVRDFAQIKGDGRIDEEIAHYALDALNVDQHGLDEMDNKILSTIITKFKGGPVGLNTVATAVGEDSGTIEEVYEPFLIQEGFLMRTPRGREVTEKAYRHLGIAPRASQGDLFN, encoded by the coding sequence ATGAATGAGCACCTCGATCCACAAATGAATCCCGCTGACAGAGACCTGGAGAAGGTTTTACGCCCGGTTCAGTTCGAGGATTTTACAGGACAAGATCAGTTAAAGGAAAACCTCAAAATTTTTGTTGAAGCGGCCCTTCAACGTGATGAGGCTTTGGATCATGTTCTGCTTCATGGCCCTCCCGGATTGGGTAAAACGACCTTGGCTCACATCATCGCCCAGGAATTGGGAGTTGGTATTAAAATCACCTCAGGGCCTGTATTGGACAAACCGGGTGATTTGGCCGGACTTTTGACAAACCTCGAAAAGAACGATGTACTGTTCATTGACGAGATTCATAGATTAAGTCCTGTTGTAGAAGAGTTTTTGTACTCGGCCATGGAGGATTACAAAATCGATATCATGATCGATTCTGGCCCGAATGCGCGTAGCCTTCAAATCGATTTGGAGCCCTTTACTCTGGTTGGCGCTACCACCCGGTCAGGATTGTTGACCTCCCCTCTAAGAGCTCGTTTTGGAATTAATGCACGACTGCATTATTACGATGCTGCTACCCTTCGTTCCATCGTTGAGCGTTCGGCAGGAATTTTGGACATCGAAATTCTGAATAAGGCCGCTTTAGAAATCGCTGGTAGAAGTCGAGGGACACCTCGTATTTCCAATGCCCTGCTTCGGCGGGTAAGAGACTTTGCTCAAATCAAAGGCGATGGAAGAATTGATGAGGAGATTGCTCATTATGCTCTGGATGCGCTTAACGTAGATCAGCATGGTTTGGATGAAATGGATAACAAGATCCTTTCAACCATTATTACCAAGTTTAAAGGTGGCCCTGTTGGATTGAATACCGTTGCCACTGCCGTTGGTGAAGACTCAGGAACCATCGAAGAAGTTTATGAGCCTTTCTTGATTCAAGAAGGATTTTTGATGCGTACTCCACGAGGTCGTGAAGTAACTGAAAAAGCTTACCGTCATTTGGGCATTGCGCCCCGTGCCTCTCAGGGCGATTTGTTTAACTAA
- a CDS encoding cbb3-type cytochrome c oxidase subunit I, with protein sequence MSGHKEPFITKYLFSYDHKMISRQFLLTGTFMAFVGMIMSLLFRLQLAFPGESFEVLNFFLGDKWAPDGVLDPNMYLALVTIHGTIMVFFLLTAGLSGTFSNLLIPLQIGARDMASGMLNMLSYWFFFLSSTVMIASLFVEAGPAAAGWTVYPPLSALAEAMPGSGMGMTLWLVSMSLFIVSSLLGGLNYIVTIVNLRTKGMKMTRLPLSIWALFVTAILGVLSFPVLLSAALLLIFDRSFGTSFYLSDIYLAGEALDHTGGSPLLFHHLFWFLGHPEVYIILLPALGITSEVIATNARKPIFGYRAMIGSILAIGFLSFIVWGHHMYMSGMNPFLGDVFTFTTLLIAIPSAVKAFNYISTLWKGTLNFTPAMLFAIGMVSTFITGGVTGIILADAALDINLHDTYFVVAHFHIVMGLSAVLAMFAGVYHWFPKMWGRMMNKKIGYLHFWITFISAYGVFFPQHFQGLAGVPRRYYTNSEFPIFDSLTDISLIVTVFAIIGGLAQFIFLFNLIYSIFSGPRAPKNPWRANSLEWTTPVEHIHGNWPGELPVVHRWAYDYSKPGKEEDFVPQTVPLEEGEVDGEGH encoded by the coding sequence ATGTCAGGACATAAAGAACCATTTATTACGAAATATCTTTTCAGCTACGATCACAAGATGATCTCACGCCAGTTCTTGTTGACTGGTACCTTCATGGCCTTTGTTGGGATGATTATGTCGCTGCTTTTCCGTTTGCAGCTGGCCTTCCCTGGAGAGAGCTTTGAAGTGCTGAACTTCTTCCTGGGAGACAAATGGGCACCAGACGGAGTACTTGATCCTAACATGTACTTGGCTTTGGTAACTATTCACGGTACCATCATGGTATTCTTCTTGTTGACTGCCGGATTGAGTGGAACCTTTTCAAACCTTTTGATTCCATTGCAGATTGGTGCCCGTGATATGGCATCTGGAATGTTGAACATGCTTTCTTATTGGTTCTTCTTCCTTTCTTCAACTGTAATGATTGCATCTCTTTTTGTGGAAGCTGGACCTGCCGCTGCTGGTTGGACGGTTTATCCTCCATTGAGTGCATTGGCTGAAGCTATGCCTGGTTCAGGTATGGGTATGACGCTTTGGTTAGTAAGTATGTCGTTGTTCATTGTATCCTCTTTGTTGGGTGGTTTGAACTACATCGTTACAATCGTAAACTTGCGTACCAAGGGAATGAAGATGACCCGTTTGCCTTTGAGTATTTGGGCCCTGTTTGTTACCGCTATTTTGGGGGTACTTTCTTTCCCAGTGTTGTTATCAGCAGCTTTGTTGTTGATCTTCGACCGTAGCTTCGGTACTTCTTTTTACTTGTCTGATATTTACTTGGCTGGTGAGGCTTTGGATCACACCGGTGGTAGCCCATTGTTGTTCCACCACTTGTTCTGGTTCCTTGGTCACCCTGAGGTATACATCATCCTTCTACCTGCATTGGGTATTACTTCTGAGGTAATTGCAACGAATGCTCGTAAGCCGATTTTTGGTTACCGTGCGATGATCGGATCTATCCTTGCGATTGGATTCCTTTCCTTTATCGTATGGGGTCACCACATGTACATGAGTGGTATGAATCCGTTCCTTGGTGATGTATTTACATTTACTACACTCTTGATTGCGATTCCTTCTGCGGTAAAAGCGTTTAACTACATCTCTACCTTGTGGAAAGGTACATTGAACTTTACCCCTGCCATGTTGTTCGCTATCGGTATGGTTTCTACCTTCATCACGGGTGGTGTTACAGGTATCATACTGGCTGATGCGGCTCTGGATATTAACTTGCACGATACTTACTTTGTGGTAGCTCACTTCCACATTGTAATGGGACTTTCTGCTGTACTGGCGATGTTCGCTGGTGTTTACCACTGGTTCCCTAAGATGTGGGGTAGAATGATGAATAAGAAAATTGGTTACCTCCACTTCTGGATTACATTTATCTCTGCTTATGGGGTATTCTTCCCACAGCACTTCCAGGGATTGGCAGGTGTACCACGTCGTTACTACACGAACTCTGAGTTCCCCATTTTTGATAGCCTTACCGACATCAGTTTGATTGTAACTGTGTTTGCTATCATCGGTGGTTTGGCTCAGTTCATCTTCCTGTTCAATTTGATCTATAGCATTTTCAGTGGTCCTCGTGCTCCTAAAAACCCATGGCGTGCAAACTCTTTGGAATGGACAACTCCAGTAGAGCACATTCACGGAAACTGGCCTGGAGAATTGCCTGTTGTACACCGTTGGGCATACGACTATAGCAAGCCAGGTAAAGAAGAAGATTTTGTTCCACAAACCGTTCCTTTAGAGGAAGGTGAAGTGGATGGAGAAGGCCACTAA
- a CDS encoding cytochrome c oxidase subunit II: MTSLLIYLVIILAIVAVVQILRVFELSNFLNGEDGINVTDRETNNISLMWVLFLIAYFAGFIYLVVRFGPHLLPEAASEHGAAIDTLMDFNLIIITAVFVLTHIVMIYFVYRYAKTRSPKATYVTHNNKLEFIWTIAPAIVLAIIIIYGINTWNKAMREKPNGALNIELYARQFDWTARYAGQDTTLGHANFLMISGTNPLGLINNQRLDERLGEYDQWVSDLEESRGKVYPGGKTDREILDKISTVKKHKALVEQMKAQSAVKDYSVADDDIIVKGEFHIPVGKPVNFQIRSQDVIHSAYMPHFRAQMNAVPGMMTSFYFTPTITSEEMRNKLGNPEFDYLLYCNKICGAAHYNMQMKIIVETEEAYNQWLAEQKKFYTADAQ, translated from the coding sequence ATGACTTCATTATTGATATACCTCGTTATAATACTGGCAATCGTAGCGGTTGTACAGATATTAAGGGTATTTGAGTTGTCCAACTTCCTCAATGGAGAAGATGGGATCAATGTTACGGACCGGGAGACGAACAACATCAGTTTGATGTGGGTATTATTCCTGATCGCTTATTTCGCAGGTTTCATTTACCTGGTTGTACGCTTCGGCCCACACCTTTTACCCGAGGCGGCCTCCGAACACGGAGCTGCGATTGATACGTTGATGGATTTTAACCTGATCATTATTACTGCGGTATTTGTTCTTACCCACATTGTAATGATCTACTTCGTGTACCGCTACGCTAAAACACGAAGCCCTAAGGCGACCTATGTAACCCATAATAACAAACTTGAGTTTATCTGGACTATTGCTCCGGCAATTGTTTTGGCTATCATCATCATTTACGGTATCAATACCTGGAACAAAGCGATGAGAGAGAAGCCAAACGGAGCTTTGAACATTGAGTTGTACGCTCGTCAGTTTGACTGGACTGCTCGTTACGCTGGACAGGATACTACTCTTGGTCACGCTAACTTCCTCATGATTTCTGGGACCAATCCACTTGGATTGATCAACAACCAGCGTTTGGATGAGCGTCTGGGAGAATATGATCAGTGGGTATCAGACTTGGAAGAAAGTCGTGGTAAGGTTTATCCTGGTGGTAAAACCGATCGCGAAATCTTAGACAAGATCTCCACGGTTAAAAAGCACAAAGCTCTGGTTGAGCAAATGAAGGCCCAGTCTGCCGTAAAGGATTACTCGGTTGCGGATGATGATATCATCGTAAAAGGTGAATTTCATATTCCAGTAGGTAAGCCAGTGAATTTCCAAATTCGTTCTCAGGACGTTATTCACTCCGCTTACATGCCTCACTTCCGGGCTCAAATGAACGCAGTACCTGGTATGATGACTTCTTTCTACTTCACTCCGACCATTACTTCGGAAGAGATGAGAAACAAGCTCGGAAACCCAGAATTCGACTACTTGTTGTACTGTAACAAGATTTGTGGTGCGGCGCACTACAACATGCAAATGAAGATCATTGTTGAGACCGAAGAGGCCTACAACCAATGGTTAGCAGAACAAAAGAAATTTTACACGGCAGACGCTCAATAA
- a CDS encoding quinol:cytochrome C oxidoreductase, producing MAIAQIFMASGDEESHTAVARLWSNLLIDGFFFFGIALAATFFLAVQFAAEAGWAVIIRRLLEAIGSFMPIGAVVLVIVFVAATMHWNHLFHWMDPAVQNEYVIESTIDSAHPEYTNDKDAEGAVFNLEFDEIIAGKSWYLNLPFFWFRVILFLGVWMWFWTRFRKRSLEEDLGYDRKRHFRNVRDAAIFLVFFGYSSSAAAWDWVMSIDTHWFSTLFGWYTFSGIWLSSMVVVTLLAMWLHKNGYLKGLNSSHLHDLGKWMFGCSFLWSYLFFSQFMLIWYSNIPEEVTYFQARIEHYPIMYWGMFAVNFIFPMIALMDRDNKRNYGFLTVIGLIILGGHWMDTYMMITPGTMHEHGHIGFVEIGMALGFLGAFIFVVLNTLTKAPLVTKNHPFYEESIHHEIH from the coding sequence ATGGCAATTGCGCAGATTTTTATGGCTTCAGGAGATGAAGAGTCTCACACGGCTGTGGCCCGGTTGTGGTCGAATCTGTTGATCGACGGATTCTTCTTCTTTGGTATTGCTCTCGCAGCTACCTTCTTCCTGGCGGTTCAATTTGCCGCAGAAGCTGGATGGGCTGTAATCATTCGCCGTTTGCTTGAAGCTATTGGTAGCTTTATGCCTATTGGAGCTGTTGTATTGGTGATTGTATTTGTTGCGGCTACTATGCACTGGAACCACCTGTTCCACTGGATGGACCCAGCTGTTCAAAATGAATATGTGATCGAATCTACTATTGATTCGGCTCACCCTGAGTACACCAACGATAAGGATGCTGAAGGCGCCGTATTCAACTTGGAATTTGATGAAATTATTGCCGGTAAGTCTTGGTACCTAAATCTACCATTCTTCTGGTTCCGTGTAATTCTTTTCTTAGGTGTTTGGATGTGGTTCTGGACTCGTTTCCGTAAACGTTCTTTGGAAGAAGATTTAGGATACGATCGTAAACGACACTTCCGCAACGTTCGCGATGCGGCTATCTTCCTTGTATTCTTTGGATACTCTTCTTCAGCTGCTGCTTGGGACTGGGTTATGTCAATTGATACTCACTGGTTCTCTACTTTGTTTGGCTGGTATACCTTCTCTGGTATCTGGTTGAGCTCTATGGTAGTGGTTACCTTGTTGGCCATGTGGTTGCACAAGAACGGTTACCTAAAAGGATTAAACAGCAGCCACCTGCACGACTTGGGTAAGTGGATGTTCGGTTGTTCTTTCTTGTGGTCTTACCTGTTCTTCTCTCAGTTCATGTTGATCTGGTACTCTAACATTCCTGAAGAGGTAACTTACTTCCAGGCACGTATCGAGCACTACCCAATTATGTACTGGGGTATGTTTGCCGTTAACTTTATTTTCCCAATGATCGCATTGATGGATCGTGACAACAAGAGAAACTACGGTTTCCTTACCGTTATCGGTTTGATCATCTTAGGTGGTCACTGGATGGACACTTACATGATGATTACCCCAGGTACCATGCACGAGCACGGTCACATTGGATTTGTTGAAATCGGAATGGCTTTAGGATTCTTAGGAGCATTCATTTTCGTAGTGCTTAATACTTTGACCAAAGCTCCACTGGTGACCAAAAATCACCCATTCTACGAAGAGAGTATCCATCACGAAATTCATTAA
- a CDS encoding c-type cytochrome yields MQLADYMKSLGLIFAAVVVLTACEDKNSPGVEYMPDMYRSPSYETYGVNSMYGDSMEARLPVANTIPRGADNLPYDLPNTPEGYDAAAALTNPLKVTEANIAEGKVLYGRFCQHCHGKKGAGDGSVVTNSELGAPQAYNKGLKDLPEGKMFHSVTYGKGMMGSHASQLTKTERWKILMYVRTLQNPDTYKAILGGGEAAPEAMADTTATAEAVAEMTENKEAEATN; encoded by the coding sequence ATGCAATTAGCAGATTATATGAAATCGTTGGGCTTGATTTTCGCCGCAGTAGTTGTACTAACTGCCTGTGAAGATAAAAACAGTCCGGGAGTGGAATACATGCCGGATATGTACCGTTCACCATCCTACGAAACGTATGGTGTAAACTCCATGTACGGTGATAGTATGGAAGCACGTTTGCCTGTGGCTAACACGATTCCAAGAGGCGCCGACAATCTTCCTTACGATCTTCCGAATACACCAGAAGGATACGACGCAGCAGCAGCACTTACCAATCCTCTAAAGGTAACTGAAGCAAATATTGCTGAAGGTAAAGTATTGTATGGCCGTTTCTGTCAGCACTGCCACGGTAAGAAAGGTGCTGGTGACGGATCTGTAGTAACCAACAGTGAGTTGGGTGCTCCTCAGGCTTATAACAAAGGATTGAAAGATCTTCCAGAAGGAAAAATGTTCCACTCAGTTACATACGGTAAAGGGATGATGGGATCGCATGCATCTCAATTGACCAAGACCGAGAGATGGAAGATATTGATGTATGTACGCACCTTGCAAAATCCGGATACCTACAAAGCAATTTTAGGTGGTGGAGAGGCAGCTCCCGAAGCTATGGCTGATACTACAGCTACAGCCGAAGCAGTTGCAGAGATGACAGAGAACAAAGAAGCAGAGGCTACTAACTAA
- a CDS encoding DUF3341 domain-containing protein, translated as MATEKKIYGLYNDDDILKQGATDMVAQGIHINEVYSPFPIHGIEKIIGMKWTRIAIAAFMFGITGTTLALVGMFYFMIYDWPMDIGGKPSFYLLANIPSFIPITFEFTVLCAAHGMALTYFVRNWTFPGVSAKNPDPRTTDDHFAVEIVPGDNSKFSKEELETILKGTGTVEVFEK; from the coding sequence ATGGCTACTGAAAAGAAAATCTACGGTCTGTATAACGACGATGATATCCTAAAACAAGGAGCAACCGATATGGTGGCTCAAGGGATTCACATCAACGAGGTATACTCTCCATTTCCAATTCACGGAATTGAGAAGATCATCGGAATGAAGTGGACACGTATTGCGATTGCAGCATTCATGTTCGGAATTACCGGAACTACCTTGGCTTTGGTCGGAATGTTCTATTTCATGATCTACGATTGGCCAATGGACATTGGTGGTAAGCCCAGCTTCTACTTGTTGGCAAACATTCCATCATTCATTCCAATTACATTCGAGTTCACGGTATTGTGTGCAGCTCACGGAATGGCCTTGACTTACTTCGTAAGAAACTGGACTTTTCCTGGTGTATCCGCCAAGAATCCAGATCCAAGAACAACAGATGATCACTTCGCAGTGGAAATCGTTCCTGGAGATAATAGCAAGTTTAGCAAAGAAGAACTGGAGACCATTTTAAAGGGAACCGGTACTGTTGAAGTTTTTGAAAAATAA